The Egicoccus sp. AB-alg2 genome window below encodes:
- the ychF gene encoding redox-regulated ATPase YchF, which yields MALQVGLVGLPNVGKSTLFNAVSQAGAEAANFPFCTIDPNVGVVAVPDARLTRLAELAQSAKVVPTAIEFVDIAGLVAGASQGEGLGNQFLAHIREVDAICNVVRCFEDDDIVHVSGSVDPARDIEVITTELVLADLATTEKRLERATRAARSGDKDLARERDQVLALRDHLAEGHVARTFAGDLEPSVARELSLLTAKPVLYAANVAEDDLPDGNAHVDVVRKLAEEEGAEVVVISAQVEAELAELEGPERDEYLASLGLERSGLERLIDRAYRLLGLLTYFTAGPKESRAWTVPAGSTAPRAAREIHTDFERGFIKAEVIAFDDYDRLGSEAAAREAGRLRIEGKEYVVADGDVIHFRFNV from the coding sequence GTGGCGCTCCAGGTCGGTCTCGTCGGCCTGCCCAACGTCGGCAAGTCGACCCTGTTCAACGCCGTCTCGCAGGCCGGCGCGGAAGCCGCCAACTTCCCGTTCTGCACCATCGACCCCAACGTCGGCGTGGTCGCGGTGCCCGACGCCCGCCTGACGCGGCTCGCCGAGCTGGCCCAGTCCGCCAAGGTGGTGCCGACCGCGATCGAGTTCGTGGACATCGCCGGGCTGGTCGCCGGCGCGTCCCAGGGCGAGGGGCTCGGCAACCAGTTCCTGGCGCACATCCGCGAGGTCGACGCGATCTGCAACGTGGTGCGCTGCTTCGAGGACGACGACATCGTCCACGTCAGCGGCTCGGTCGACCCGGCCCGCGACATCGAGGTGATCACGACCGAGCTGGTGCTGGCCGACCTCGCCACGACGGAGAAGCGGCTGGAGCGCGCGACGCGGGCCGCCCGCAGCGGCGACAAGGACCTCGCGCGCGAACGCGACCAGGTCCTGGCCCTGCGCGACCACCTCGCCGAGGGCCACGTGGCGCGCACCTTCGCCGGCGACCTGGAGCCGTCGGTCGCACGCGAGCTGTCGCTGCTGACCGCCAAGCCGGTTCTGTACGCCGCCAACGTCGCCGAGGACGACCTGCCGGACGGCAACGCCCACGTCGACGTGGTGCGCAAGCTCGCCGAGGAGGAGGGCGCCGAGGTCGTGGTGATCTCCGCCCAGGTCGAGGCCGAGCTCGCGGAGCTCGAGGGCCCCGAGCGCGACGAGTACCTCGCCTCGCTGGGACTGGAGCGCTCCGGCCTCGAGCGCCTGATCGACCGCGCCTACCGGCTGCTCGGGCTGCTGACCTACTTCACGGCCGGGCCGAAGGAGAGCCGGGCGTGGACGGTGCCGGCCGGCTCGACCGCGCCGCGGGCCGCCCGCGAGATCCACACCGACTTCGAGCGCGGCTTCATCAAGGCCGAGGTCATCGCCTTCGACGACTACGACCGCCTGGGATCCGAGGCGGCCGCCCGAGAGGCCGGCCGCCTGCGGATCGAGGGCAAGGAGTACGTGGTCGCGGACGGCGACGTCATCCACTTCCGCTTTAACGTCTAG
- a CDS encoding ABC1 kinase family protein yields MARKGLGGRLQRGARLARTGVRGASGLAGAKARQLAGRPGADDDAHRELAANLAEVLGDMKGAAMKLGQLLSFVDLDLPPDVRNVYHDALAELRDAAPAFDPAAIDQVLREEYGAAPETVFATFDRTPLAAASIGQVHAATLDDGRDVVVKVQYPGVAEAVRADLRNAETFRPIARLMAPNQEIEPLLEELRERIDDELDYQREARYQRAFATRYAGHPFIRVPDIVGDLCRNRVLVSERVRGERFDTVATQADEDTRQRVGEIVFRYAFGSIGRFRLFNGDPHPGNYLIEAEGSAADGGVRVAFLDYGSVKMFTRERYASMRAVEESVARADRGEAIAALRDAGFLPKTVRVDEDLVHDWFRLYTRPVLAAQPFTFTPDYAAEVIRSTTDPRSPYSEMLRKLNLPPDYLLLNRIQWGLNSVLGRLGATNDWKAIRDEYVVPDAPPATPLGKLDAAWWRDRDPEIDPPA; encoded by the coding sequence GTGGCACGCAAGGGACTCGGTGGCCGACTGCAACGCGGCGCCCGCCTCGCCCGCACGGGCGTGCGCGGCGCCTCGGGGCTGGCCGGCGCGAAGGCGCGCCAGCTGGCCGGCCGGCCCGGCGCGGACGACGACGCCCACCGCGAGCTGGCCGCCAACCTCGCCGAGGTGCTCGGTGACATGAAGGGCGCCGCGATGAAGCTCGGCCAGCTGCTGAGCTTCGTCGACCTCGACCTGCCGCCCGACGTGCGCAACGTCTACCACGACGCGCTGGCGGAACTGCGTGACGCGGCGCCCGCCTTCGACCCGGCCGCGATCGACCAGGTGCTGCGCGAGGAGTACGGCGCCGCCCCGGAGACGGTGTTCGCGACGTTCGACCGCACGCCGCTGGCGGCCGCGTCGATCGGGCAGGTCCACGCCGCCACCCTCGACGACGGCCGCGACGTCGTCGTCAAGGTCCAGTACCCCGGGGTCGCCGAGGCCGTGCGCGCGGACCTGCGCAACGCGGAGACGTTCCGGCCCATCGCACGGCTCATGGCGCCCAACCAGGAGATCGAGCCACTGCTCGAGGAACTGCGCGAGCGCATCGACGACGAGCTCGACTACCAGCGCGAGGCCCGCTACCAGCGGGCGTTCGCGACCCGCTACGCGGGGCATCCGTTCATCCGCGTGCCCGACATCGTCGGCGACCTGTGCCGCAACCGTGTGCTCGTCAGCGAACGCGTCCGTGGGGAACGCTTCGACACGGTCGCCACGCAGGCCGACGAGGACACCCGCCAGCGCGTCGGCGAGATCGTCTTCCGCTACGCCTTCGGGTCGATCGGTCGCTTCCGGCTGTTCAACGGCGACCCCCACCCGGGCAACTACCTGATCGAGGCCGAGGGGTCGGCCGCCGACGGGGGCGTGCGCGTCGCCTTCCTCGACTACGGCTCGGTGAAGATGTTCACGCGCGAGCGCTACGCGTCGATGCGTGCTGTCGAGGAGTCGGTGGCGCGGGCCGACCGCGGCGAGGCCATCGCCGCCCTGCGCGACGCCGGGTTCCTGCCGAAGACGGTCCGGGTCGACGAGGACCTCGTCCACGACTGGTTCCGGCTCTACACGCGGCCGGTGCTGGCAGCACAGCCGTTCACGTTCACGCCGGACTATGCCGCCGAGGTGATCCGCTCCACCACCGACCCGCGCAGCCCGTACAGCGAGATGCTGCGCAAGCTCAACCTGCCACCGGACTACCTGCTGCTCAACCGCATCCAGTGGGGGCTGAACTCCGTGCTCGGTCGGCTCGGCGCCACCAACGACTGGAAGGCGATCCGCGACGAGTACGTCGTGCCCGACGCGCCGCCGGCCACCCCGCTGGGCAAGCTCGACGCGGCCTGGTGGCGTGACCGCGATCCGGAGATCGACCCGCCGGCCTGA